From Microbacterium invictum, the proteins below share one genomic window:
- the purL gene encoding phosphoribosylformylglycinamidine synthase subunit PurL translates to MSTPVISPGADTVDNALATPEKEQPYAALGLKPDEYEKIREILGRRPTSGELAMYSVMWSEHCSYKSSKIYLRRFGDKVSDEMKERLMVGMGQNAGVVDVGEGWAVTFKVESHNHPSYIEPFQGAATGVGGIVRDIISMGARPVAIMDQLRFGAIDHPDTARVVHGVTSGISFYGNCLGLPNIGGETVFDSVYQGNPLVNALAVGVLRHEDLKLANASGAGNKVVLFGARTGGDGIGGASILASDTFADGGPTKRPAVQVGDPFAEKVLIECCLELYQGELVEAIQDLGAAGISCATSELAANGGSGMRVDLENVLLRDPTLTPEEILMSESQERMMAIVAPGKLDAFLAVTAKWDVETSVLGEVTGDGRLQIFWHGEEIVNVDPSTVAVDGPVYERPVAYPTWIDALREDSASALPRTDDADTLRAQFLQLLGSPNLADTSWITNQYDYFVMGNTALSFPDDAGMIRVDEESGLGFAIATDCNGRYCQLDPYQGAQLALAEAYRNVAVTGATPTAVTDCLNFGSPENPEVMWQFGQAVDGLADGCFDLSIPVTGGNVSFYNQTGDTPIFPTPVVGVLGIIDDVARRIPSGWQDAGENIYLLGITATELSGSAWADTVHDHLGGRPPAVDLAAEKRLAELIRAASQQELVSSAHDLSAGGLAQSLAEGVMRFGVGARVWLREIMERDGVDAATALFSESTGRVIVTVPREEDVKFRGLCEGRGYPVLRIGVTDPAADGDEPALEVQDLFTVPLSELRGTSTQTLPAAFGPTVTEVPA, encoded by the coding sequence GTGAGCACCCCTGTTATCTCTCCTGGCGCCGACACCGTCGACAATGCCCTGGCCACGCCCGAGAAGGAGCAGCCGTACGCGGCGCTCGGCCTCAAGCCCGACGAGTACGAGAAGATCCGCGAGATCCTCGGTCGTCGCCCCACCAGCGGTGAGCTGGCGATGTACTCGGTCATGTGGAGCGAGCACTGCTCGTACAAGTCGTCGAAGATCTACCTGCGCCGATTCGGCGACAAGGTCTCCGACGAGATGAAGGAACGCCTCATGGTGGGCATGGGCCAGAACGCGGGCGTCGTCGACGTCGGCGAAGGCTGGGCGGTCACCTTCAAGGTCGAGTCGCACAACCACCCCAGTTACATCGAGCCGTTCCAGGGCGCCGCGACCGGCGTCGGCGGCATCGTCCGCGACATCATCTCGATGGGCGCCCGCCCCGTCGCGATCATGGATCAGCTGCGCTTCGGCGCCATCGATCACCCCGACACCGCCCGCGTCGTGCACGGCGTCACCAGCGGCATCTCGTTCTACGGCAACTGCCTGGGCCTGCCCAACATCGGCGGCGAGACCGTGTTCGACTCGGTCTACCAGGGCAATCCACTCGTCAACGCTCTCGCGGTCGGCGTCCTGCGCCACGAAGACCTCAAGCTCGCCAACGCGTCGGGGGCCGGCAACAAGGTCGTGCTGTTCGGCGCCCGCACCGGCGGCGACGGCATCGGCGGCGCCAGCATCCTGGCATCCGACACCTTCGCCGACGGCGGACCCACCAAACGCCCCGCGGTGCAGGTGGGCGACCCCTTCGCCGAGAAGGTGCTCATCGAGTGCTGCCTCGAGCTGTACCAGGGTGAACTGGTCGAGGCCATTCAGGACCTCGGCGCCGCCGGCATCTCGTGCGCGACCAGCGAGCTGGCCGCCAACGGCGGGTCGGGCATGCGCGTCGACCTCGAGAACGTGCTGCTGCGCGACCCCACGCTCACGCCCGAAGAGATCCTCATGAGCGAGAGCCAGGAGCGCATGATGGCGATCGTGGCTCCCGGCAAGCTCGACGCGTTCCTCGCCGTCACCGCCAAGTGGGATGTCGAGACGAGCGTCCTGGGCGAGGTCACCGGTGACGGCCGCCTGCAGATCTTCTGGCACGGCGAAGAGATCGTGAACGTCGACCCGTCCACGGTCGCCGTCGACGGCCCTGTATACGAGCGGCCGGTCGCCTACCCGACGTGGATCGACGCGCTGCGCGAAGACTCGGCGTCGGCCCTGCCCCGCACCGACGACGCCGACACCCTGCGCGCGCAGTTCCTGCAGCTGCTGGGCAGCCCGAACCTCGCCGACACGTCGTGGATCACCAACCAGTACGACTACTTCGTGATGGGCAACACGGCGCTGAGCTTCCCCGATGACGCCGGCATGATCCGCGTCGACGAGGAGTCGGGACTGGGCTTCGCGATCGCGACCGACTGCAACGGCCGCTACTGCCAGCTCGACCCGTACCAGGGCGCCCAGCTCGCCCTCGCCGAGGCCTACCGCAACGTCGCCGTCACCGGCGCGACCCCGACCGCCGTCACCGACTGCCTCAATTTCGGCAGCCCCGAGAATCCTGAGGTCATGTGGCAGTTCGGGCAGGCCGTCGACGGCCTCGCCGACGGCTGCTTCGACCTGTCGATCCCCGTCACCGGCGGCAACGTGAGCTTCTACAACCAGACCGGCGACACCCCGATCTTCCCGACCCCGGTCGTCGGCGTGCTCGGCATCATCGATGACGTCGCCCGCCGCATTCCGTCGGGCTGGCAGGATGCCGGGGAGAACATCTACCTGCTCGGCATCACCGCCACCGAGCTCAGCGGATCGGCCTGGGCCGACACGGTTCACGACCACCTCGGCGGCCGTCCGCCGGCGGTCGATCTCGCTGCCGAGAAGCGTCTCGCCGAGCTCATCCGCGCGGCATCGCAGCAGGAACTCGTCTCGAGCGCCCACGATCTGTCGGCCGGCGGGCTCGCCCAGTCGCTCGCGGAGGGCGTCATGCGCTTCGGCGTCGGTGCCCGCGTGTGGCTGCGCGAGATCATGGAGCGCGATGGCGTGGATGCCGCGACGGCACTCTTCAGCGAGTCGACCGGCCGCGTGATCGTGACCGTGCCGCGCGAAGAGGACGTGAAGTTCCGCGGGCTGTGCGAGGGCCGGGGCTACCCGGTGCTGCGCATCGGCGTGACCGACCCCGCCGCCGACGGGGATGAGCCCGCGCTCGAGGTGCAAGACCTGTTCACCGTGCCGCTGTCCGAACTGCGCGGCACGTCGACCCAGACCCTACCGGCCGCCTTCGGCCCGACCGTCACGGAGGTTCCCGCGTGA
- a CDS encoding stress response protein, which produces MAEENSWNTARLIPTSGINGAEEQERRATSALLAVMSSVKEYGRVITGRMGAPAGVLETFIEVPFLLGDRKVFPDGLIRVKRGSKVWTALVEVKTGNNELQREQLENYLDVAREHRFDALLTISNEIPPAAGTHPTVVDKRKSKYAAMHHLSWTEVLTAAIMQKEFRGVADPDQAWILGELIRYLEHPKSGAVEFTDMGPSWVPVRESVSSGTLRKSDKDASQVAGRFDALLRYGALKLGQRLGADVTQVLSKAEVANPALRIAAVTDMLVNDGKMSGAIRIPNAVSPLTVTVDIRAAQITCSFSTSAPAEGRPTTRVNWLLRQLKDAPDTLRLEAFAVRQRGGTAELLKTAREDPGVLVVDPTKEIKSFTITYIGKMGGARLAGRSGFIDSVMDAILESYDLVGQRLKDWSAAPPRLRKPEEVEVDQAVSKDIPSAALSSQDDELPKRPATP; this is translated from the coding sequence ATGGCAGAAGAGAACTCTTGGAACACCGCGCGCCTGATCCCAACGTCTGGGATCAACGGCGCCGAGGAGCAAGAGCGACGAGCGACATCCGCTCTCCTTGCGGTTATGAGTTCGGTGAAGGAGTACGGCCGGGTGATAACGGGTCGTATGGGTGCGCCAGCGGGGGTGCTCGAGACGTTCATCGAGGTGCCGTTCCTCTTGGGCGACAGGAAGGTGTTCCCCGACGGCCTCATCCGCGTAAAGCGTGGCAGCAAGGTCTGGACCGCGCTCGTCGAGGTCAAGACAGGCAACAACGAGCTACAGCGGGAGCAGCTGGAGAACTATCTGGACGTCGCGCGGGAGCACCGCTTCGACGCGTTGCTGACGATCTCGAACGAGATCCCGCCGGCGGCTGGCACGCACCCGACCGTCGTCGATAAGCGGAAGTCCAAGTACGCCGCCATGCACCACCTGTCGTGGACAGAAGTGCTGACGGCCGCGATCATGCAGAAGGAATTTCGTGGAGTAGCTGACCCTGACCAGGCATGGATCCTGGGCGAGTTGATCCGGTACCTCGAGCACCCGAAGTCAGGTGCCGTCGAGTTCACGGACATGGGTCCGAGCTGGGTCCCCGTTCGGGAGTCCGTGTCGAGTGGCACTCTCCGGAAGAGCGATAAGGACGCCTCGCAGGTGGCCGGCCGATTTGATGCACTGCTGCGCTACGGTGCGCTCAAACTCGGCCAGCGACTTGGCGCTGACGTGACTCAAGTCTTGTCGAAGGCGGAGGTCGCCAACCCGGCGCTCCGAATTGCGGCCGTCACAGACATGCTGGTCAACGACGGCAAGATGTCCGGCGCAATCCGGATTCCAAACGCGGTGTCCCCTTTGACCGTGACTGTCGATATCCGCGCCGCGCAGATCACCTGCTCCTTCTCCACAAGCGCTCCCGCCGAGGGACGACCCACCACGAGGGTCAACTGGCTACTTCGTCAACTGAAGGATGCGCCAGACACGCTCCGGCTGGAGGCATTCGCCGTGCGTCAACGAGGCGGCACCGCTGAGCTTCTGAAGACCGCCCGCGAGGATCCCGGAGTCCTTGTCGTTGATCCCACAAAGGAGATCAAGTCGTTCACCATCACTTACATCGGGAAGATGGGCGGCGCGCGGCTCGCCGGTAGATCCGGATTCATCGACTCAGTGATGGACGCGATCCTCGAGTCCTACGACCTTGTTGGCCAGCGACTTAAGGATTGGTCTGCCGCGCCGCCTCGGCTGCGCAAGCCCGAAGAGGTCGAGGTGGACCAGGCGGTGTCCAAGGACATCCCGTCGGCTGCGCTCTCCTCCCAAGACGACGAGCTACCGAAGCGCCCCGCAACACCCTGA
- a CDS encoding VOC family protein: protein MTAHAHSIPFTIDYIEISVTDMQAARDFYRAAFGWSFAIYGDQYSGIRTAAESGSDGEEAGGLLLAETVTRGGPLVLLYADDIEDAVERVTRAGGTVVNGPYEFPGGRRFHFLDPSGNELGVWSAS from the coding sequence ATGACCGCGCACGCGCACTCGATTCCGTTCACGATCGACTACATCGAGATCTCAGTCACCGACATGCAGGCCGCTCGCGACTTCTATCGCGCCGCGTTCGGATGGTCATTCGCCATATACGGCGACCAATACTCTGGCATCCGCACCGCGGCTGAATCGGGAAGCGACGGCGAAGAAGCCGGCGGGCTGCTCCTCGCAGAGACAGTCACCCGAGGTGGCCCCCTTGTTCTCCTCTACGCCGATGACATCGAGGACGCCGTCGAGCGCGTCACCCGGGCCGGCGGCACTGTCGTGAACGGTCCCTATGAATTTCCCGGCGGCCGCCGCTTCCACTTCCTCGACCCGAGCGGCAACGAACTCGGCGTGTGGTCGGCCTCCTAG
- a CDS encoding LuxR C-terminal-related transcriptional regulator, whose product MIRLLIADDHPIVRAGLVALFALEGDIDVIAEAATPDEAVSAAEHSNPDVVLIDLQFGAQATATGADATRRIRALDAAPYVLVLTNYDTDADILGAVEAGASGYLLKDAPPHELAAAVRAAAAGESALAPVIASRLLDRMRAPQANLSSREIQVLELVAAGHSNTDIATELFVSETTVKSHLAHIFTKLAVTSRTAAVSAARQRGILR is encoded by the coding sequence ATGATCCGGCTTCTCATCGCCGACGACCACCCCATCGTCCGCGCGGGACTGGTGGCTCTCTTCGCCCTCGAGGGGGACATAGACGTCATCGCGGAAGCTGCCACACCCGACGAAGCGGTGTCCGCCGCAGAGCACAGCAACCCCGACGTCGTACTGATCGATCTCCAGTTCGGCGCGCAAGCCACAGCCACCGGAGCCGACGCCACCCGGCGTATCCGTGCCCTCGACGCGGCCCCTTATGTCCTCGTACTGACCAACTACGATACGGATGCCGACATTCTCGGCGCCGTGGAAGCCGGCGCCAGCGGCTACCTCCTCAAGGATGCCCCACCCCACGAGCTCGCAGCAGCCGTCCGCGCCGCCGCCGCAGGCGAAAGCGCCCTCGCACCCGTCATCGCCTCGAGACTCTTAGACCGCATGCGAGCACCCCAAGCGAACCTCAGCAGTCGCGAGATACAAGTACTCGAGCTCGTCGCAGCCGGCCATTCCAACACCGACATCGCAACAGAACTATTCGTCAGCGAGACCACCGTCAAATCCCACCTCGCCCACATCTTCACCAAGCTCGCCGTCACCTCACGCACCGCAGCGGTATCCGCAGCCAGACAACGCGGCATCCTGCGCTAA
- a CDS encoding sensor histidine kinase yields MPHTALTPVFVGLRTGLHVLFAALAVLVIVRAVISPTESSVAAIVLTLVILVTYGIGAVKTRTTRHRGRVLRLLWLATLSLEWVILLWLTPEAAYLVFPLFFLYLNLLGPWWGAAAIVVATVTAICALGIHSGWSLGGVIGPLVGAGVALLIGLGYQALAREAEQREVLMRELLATRGQLAATEHESGVLAERARLAREIHDTLAQGLSSIQMLLYAAEKADPERPGAEHIRLARDTAASNLADARRFIRELTPPDLDDRGLGGALRRLADSQWAAQGLHVNVRVSDTLELPMHVQTALLRIAQGAIANVIQHAQATTATITLAADHERLQFTIADDGKGFEPHLAVIESRGRSDSFGLQATRERAEQLGGSLVVDTQPGEGTQLTIELTLEQTT; encoded by the coding sequence ATGCCCCACACCGCGCTCACCCCGGTATTCGTGGGTCTTCGCACCGGGCTGCATGTCCTTTTCGCCGCTCTCGCCGTTCTGGTCATCGTCCGCGCGGTGATCTCACCAACGGAGAGTAGCGTCGCCGCGATCGTCCTCACCCTGGTGATTCTCGTCACCTACGGGATCGGAGCGGTGAAGACCAGGACCACACGTCACCGTGGTCGCGTCCTGCGCCTGCTGTGGTTGGCGACGCTCAGTCTGGAGTGGGTAATCCTCCTCTGGCTGACACCCGAAGCTGCGTACCTCGTCTTCCCGTTGTTCTTCCTCTACCTCAATCTCCTCGGCCCGTGGTGGGGCGCTGCCGCGATCGTCGTCGCTACCGTGACCGCCATCTGTGCGCTGGGCATCCACAGCGGATGGAGTCTCGGCGGAGTCATCGGGCCGTTGGTCGGCGCGGGTGTCGCCCTTCTGATCGGTCTCGGCTACCAAGCTCTGGCCCGCGAGGCGGAGCAACGCGAAGTCCTCATGCGCGAACTACTCGCCACCAGAGGCCAGCTCGCGGCGACCGAACACGAGTCCGGAGTCCTCGCCGAACGCGCCCGGCTGGCTCGCGAAATCCACGACACCCTCGCCCAAGGCCTGTCCAGCATCCAGATGCTGCTCTACGCCGCCGAGAAGGCCGACCCCGAACGCCCTGGGGCCGAACACATTCGGCTTGCCCGAGACACCGCGGCCAGCAATCTTGCTGATGCACGCCGGTTCATCCGCGAACTCACCCCGCCCGACCTCGACGACCGCGGCCTCGGCGGAGCGCTGCGGAGGCTCGCCGACTCTCAATGGGCTGCGCAAGGCCTCCACGTCAACGTGCGTGTATCCGACACACTCGAACTACCGATGCACGTCCAGACGGCGCTGCTGCGGATCGCGCAGGGAGCCATCGCCAACGTCATCCAGCACGCACAAGCCACCACCGCGACGATCACTCTCGCCGCCGATCACGAGCGGCTGCAGTTCACCATCGCCGACGACGGCAAAGGCTTCGAGCCTCACCTGGCAGTCATCGAATCGCGCGGGCGCTCCGATTCATTCGGGCTCCAGGCAACCCGCGAACGAGCAGAACAACTCGGTGGCAGCCTCGTCGTAGACACGCAGCCCGGCGAAGGCACACAGCTGACCATCGAGCTCACCCTGGAGCAGACGACATGA
- a CDS encoding FtsX-like permease family protein: MFVALRDLRFARGRFVLIGSVVALITVLVGFLSGLTGGLATQNISAVLSIAADRVVFSAPTMDGAAASFSDSTITEQQTTAWNTAAGVTSAEPIGISQTRAEAGDARIAIAIFGVQPGFNTTAPSQGGRVSLSAPAAKDLDITTGDDVTIAGTTYTVETIAGDAWYSHTPVVEMTLSDWQAYSAATGNPDAYATVLAVTGSPDWEITDTANSTVSQTVLGSLTALSAFRSEIGSLLLMVSMLFGISGLVIGAFFTVWTMQRKGDIAVLKALGASTSSLVRDALGQALIVLLLGIGVGLGLVTLFGALAGTALPFLLNPLTTLLPGAIMITLGLAGAAFALRSVTSADPLTALGSNR, encoded by the coding sequence ATGTTCGTCGCGCTCCGCGACCTACGCTTCGCCCGCGGCCGATTCGTCTTGATCGGGTCGGTCGTCGCCCTCATCACCGTTCTCGTCGGGTTCCTCAGCGGCCTCACCGGTGGCCTTGCCACCCAGAACATCTCCGCCGTCCTGTCGATTGCTGCAGATCGGGTTGTGTTCTCTGCGCCCACCATGGACGGCGCGGCTGCAAGCTTCTCCGATTCCACCATCACCGAACAGCAGACCACTGCCTGGAACACCGCCGCCGGCGTCACCTCAGCAGAACCGATCGGGATCAGCCAGACTCGGGCAGAGGCTGGCGACGCCCGAATCGCGATAGCCATCTTCGGCGTGCAGCCCGGGTTCAACACCACCGCTCCCTCTCAGGGCGGCCGGGTGAGTCTTTCCGCTCCCGCAGCCAAAGACCTCGACATCACCACCGGCGATGACGTGACGATCGCAGGGACCACGTACACGGTCGAAACGATCGCTGGTGATGCCTGGTACAGCCACACCCCCGTAGTGGAGATGACCCTTTCCGATTGGCAGGCCTACTCGGCAGCCACCGGCAACCCCGACGCTTACGCGACGGTCCTCGCCGTCACCGGGTCGCCGGACTGGGAGATCACAGACACCGCGAACTCCACCGTCTCCCAGACCGTTCTCGGGTCGTTGACCGCGCTCAGCGCGTTCCGCTCCGAGATCGGGTCGCTTCTGCTGATGGTCAGCATGCTGTTCGGGATCTCCGGCCTGGTCATCGGCGCGTTCTTCACCGTCTGGACCATGCAACGCAAGGGCGACATCGCAGTACTCAAAGCACTCGGCGCCAGCACCTCCTCACTGGTCCGGGACGCACTGGGTCAGGCGCTGATCGTTCTGCTCCTGGGGATAGGAGTCGGGTTGGGACTGGTCACCCTCTTCGGCGCCCTCGCCGGCACCGCCCTACCGTTCCTCCTGAACCCCCTCACGACACTGCTGCCCGGCGCGATCATGATCACGCTCGGCCTCGCTGGAGCCGCATTCGCGCTCCGCTCTGTCACATCCGCCGACCCCCTCACCGCCCTCGGGAGCAACCGATGA
- a CDS encoding ABC transporter ATP-binding protein: MIRLDNITLTFPDGDNRVTAVNQVSLTAHPGTVTGITGPSGSGKSSLLAVAATLLRPDSGQVIIDDVDATLLAPGEATETRRNKIGIVFQQPNLIPSLTALEQLSVMNELGARHSRRNRGNAAKRAETLLDAVGLADHRDKRPHQLSGGQRQRVNIARALMNDPSALLVDEPTSALDQERGASIIQLILRLTDELNTSTLLVTHDLVHLPRMHGVVNLVDGALVDTVSAAA; this comes from the coding sequence ATGATCCGCCTCGACAACATCACCCTCACCTTCCCCGACGGCGACAATCGCGTCACCGCTGTCAACCAGGTCAGCCTCACCGCTCACCCAGGAACCGTTACCGGCATCACCGGCCCCAGCGGCTCCGGGAAATCCAGCCTCCTCGCCGTCGCCGCGACCCTCCTCCGCCCCGACTCCGGGCAGGTCATCATCGACGACGTCGATGCCACCCTCCTCGCCCCCGGCGAAGCGACTGAGACCCGCCGGAACAAGATCGGCATCGTTTTCCAGCAGCCCAACCTCATCCCGTCCCTGACCGCGCTCGAGCAGCTGTCCGTCATGAACGAGCTCGGCGCACGCCACTCCCGACGGAACCGGGGCAACGCGGCCAAACGAGCCGAGACGCTTCTGGATGCGGTTGGACTCGCCGACCACCGAGACAAACGACCCCATCAGCTCTCCGGAGGTCAACGCCAGCGAGTGAACATCGCCCGCGCCCTGATGAACGACCCCAGCGCGCTCCTCGTCGACGAACCCACCAGTGCCCTTGACCAGGAACGCGGCGCCAGCATCATCCAGCTCATCCTCCGCCTTACCGACGAGCTGAACACCTCGACGCTGCTCGTCACCCACGATCTCGTCCACCTGCCCCGCATGCACGGTGTCGTCAACCTCGTCGACGGCGCACTCGTCGACACCGTCTCTGCAGCCGCGTAA
- a CDS encoding hemerythrin domain-containing protein — MSDIPRLVAWRRQLLDAHDRLRLALAAAQEAARASEDIPDASRDLLLFCHGFCAALDGHHRGEDALLFPAVVTQHPDAARIVTKLRQDHDMMATLLARFDVVVRSAEPPTALAQHLQGLAAIMESHFRFEERELEPLLDQLELHADPEEVIGPL, encoded by the coding sequence GTGAGCGACATTCCCCGGCTCGTCGCGTGGCGCCGTCAGCTTCTCGACGCGCACGATCGGCTTCGCCTCGCACTCGCTGCAGCGCAAGAGGCAGCACGCGCCAGTGAGGACATCCCAGACGCGTCGCGAGATCTGTTGCTCTTCTGCCACGGCTTCTGCGCGGCTCTCGATGGGCATCACCGCGGTGAGGATGCGCTGCTGTTCCCCGCCGTCGTCACACAACACCCTGACGCCGCACGCATCGTCACCAAGCTCCGGCAGGATCACGACATGATGGCGACTCTCCTCGCTCGATTCGACGTGGTGGTGCGCTCGGCTGAGCCGCCCACGGCGCTCGCGCAGCATTTGCAGGGCCTCGCAGCGATCATGGAGTCGCATTTCCGATTTGAAGAGCGCGAACTGGAGCCACTTCTGGATCAACTCGAGCTTCACGCGGACCCTGAAGAGGTCATCGGACCCCTGTGA
- a CDS encoding cyanamide hydratase codes for MRIADFPVLDTPAARGALDLATQYQSPAITAHALRSWLWAEAFAQVDGITDIDHELLYVSAVLHDIGTVAEFDNHRISYEHAGGHVGVALTAGAGWPAHRRDRVLEVIVRHNWTSVDPALDAEGYLLEIATGLDISGARPDALPEDFRREVLAAHPRGTIAAEFGSCVSDQATRKPDTAAKRLVDGGLIDKLAANPLERLGGLEQHQNKHGR; via the coding sequence ATGCGCATCGCAGACTTCCCCGTGCTCGATACTCCTGCTGCCCGGGGTGCCCTCGACCTCGCCACGCAGTACCAGTCCCCCGCAATCACGGCTCACGCGCTGCGCTCCTGGCTCTGGGCCGAGGCCTTCGCGCAGGTCGACGGCATCACCGACATCGACCACGAGCTGCTGTACGTGTCGGCCGTCCTGCACGACATCGGCACTGTGGCGGAGTTCGATAACCACCGGATCTCCTACGAGCACGCCGGTGGGCACGTCGGTGTCGCGCTTACAGCGGGAGCAGGCTGGCCCGCGCACCGGCGCGATCGAGTGCTCGAGGTGATCGTGCGACACAACTGGACGAGTGTCGATCCCGCGTTGGACGCCGAGGGCTACCTACTCGAGATCGCCACAGGACTGGACATCTCCGGCGCGAGGCCGGATGCTCTGCCGGAGGACTTCCGGCGCGAGGTGCTCGCTGCCCACCCCCGAGGAACGATCGCCGCGGAGTTCGGCTCATGCGTCAGCGACCAGGCAACGCGCAAGCCCGATACGGCCGCGAAGCGACTCGTCGATGGCGGCCTCATCGACAAGCTCGCGGCCAACCCCCTCGAACGTCTGGGCGGACTCGAGCAGCATCAGAACAAGCACGGACGGTGA
- a CDS encoding putative quinol monooxygenase translates to MTEVTLTGKLVCASPSEAEVIEDLLPQHVLLTRAEPGCLLFEVTRRGSSLVWDVTERFGNEDAFHAHQARVAESTWGAETAAIKRDYTVTGLTAE, encoded by the coding sequence ATGACCGAAGTCACGCTCACCGGCAAGCTGGTCTGCGCCTCGCCCTCGGAAGCCGAGGTCATCGAGGACTTACTTCCTCAGCATGTTCTGTTGACCCGTGCCGAACCAGGCTGCCTCCTCTTCGAGGTCACGCGCCGCGGGTCGTCGCTCGTGTGGGATGTCACCGAGCGCTTCGGCAACGAAGACGCCTTCCACGCGCACCAGGCGCGAGTAGCGGAGAGTACGTGGGGAGCGGAGACCGCAGCGATCAAGCGGGACTACACCGTCACCGGTCTCACCGCTGAATAA
- a CDS encoding TetR/AcrR family transcriptional regulator produces MRSVLDGRDITARGRILEAALELFSANGFRSTTVRAIADAAGVSAGLVLHHFGSKENLRRECDERVVHFIGAKDASDAADVIAHAASQFGPYIARMLYEAGEASDSLFDRLLESARNALDVGVDSGTMTASSDVDAQAAALLTLGVAPFFLAAQLARWAGGDAQAGIARVAGPIADIYARGLFVDTSHRMDPPHRVDASQQRQDQ; encoded by the coding sequence ATGCGTTCAGTACTGGATGGTAGAGACATCACGGCACGGGGCCGCATTCTCGAAGCGGCACTCGAGCTGTTCAGTGCGAACGGCTTCCGCTCGACGACAGTGCGGGCAATCGCGGACGCGGCGGGAGTCAGCGCGGGGCTCGTCCTCCACCACTTCGGTAGTAAGGAAAACCTGCGACGCGAGTGCGATGAACGGGTGGTTCACTTTATTGGGGCCAAAGATGCGAGTGACGCGGCGGACGTAATCGCGCATGCAGCGAGCCAGTTTGGTCCCTATATCGCCCGCATGCTTTACGAAGCTGGCGAGGCCAGCGACAGTTTGTTTGACCGCCTCCTGGAATCGGCCCGCAACGCACTGGATGTGGGAGTGGATTCAGGAACCATGACCGCGTCGAGCGACGTCGATGCGCAAGCTGCGGCATTACTGACCCTGGGAGTCGCCCCGTTCTTTCTCGCAGCTCAACTGGCTCGTTGGGCGGGGGGTGACGCTCAGGCGGGAATCGCTCGCGTGGCAGGCCCGATCGCCGACATCTATGCGCGAGGACTCTTCGTGGACACCTCACACAGGATGGACCCCCCACACCGGGTGGATGCTTCGCAGCAAAGGCAAGATCAGTGA